A region from the Rhinoderma darwinii isolate aRhiDar2 chromosome 2, aRhiDar2.hap1, whole genome shotgun sequence genome encodes:
- the PDHA1 gene encoding pyruvate dehydrogenase E1 component subunit alpha, somatic form, mitochondrial isoform X2, whose amino-acid sequence MQKMLSLLSRVFQGSAQKPVTAARVIVATRSYADFASEATFDIKKCDVHRLEEAPPITAVLTREQGLQYYRTMQTIRRMELKSDQLYKQKIIRGFCHLYDGQEACCVGLEASINPTDHLITAYRAHGYTYTRGISVKEILAELTGRKGGVAKGKGGSMHMYAKNFYGGNGIVGAQVPLGAGIALACKYFGKDEICLSLYGDGAANQGQIFETYNMAALWKLPCIFICENNRYGMGTSVERAAASTDYYKRGDYIPGLRVDGMDVLCVREATKFAADHCRSGKGPILMELQTYRYHGHSMSDPGVSYRTREEIQEVRSKSDPITLLKDRMLNNNLSSVEELKEIDVEVRKEIEEAAQFATTDPEPPLEELGNHIYHNEPTFEVRGANPWIKYKSVS is encoded by the exons ATGCAAAAGATGCTGTCTCTACTGTCCCGTGTGTTCCAGGGCTCGGCTCAGAAACCTGTCACT GCCGCCCGTGTTATTGTGGCCACTCGCAGCTATGCAGACTTTGCATCTGAAGCAACATTTGACATCAAG AAATGCGACGTTCACCGATTGGAAGAGGCCCCACCAATCACAGCTGTGCTGACTCGCGagcagggactgcagtactacagGACTATGCAGACCATCCGGCGCATGGAACTGAAGTCAGATCAGCTCTACAAGCAGAAAATTATTCGTGGATTCTGTCATCTTTATGATGGACAG GAAGCGTGTTGTGTTGGTCTAGAAGCTTCTATAAACCCCACAGATCACCTAATTACAGCCTACCGTGCCCATGGATACACCTATACCCGTGGCATCTCTGTAAAGGAAATCCTAGCAGAGCTTACAG GAAGAAAAGGCGGTGTTGCCAAAGGTAAAGGGGGCTCTATGCACATGTATGCCAAAAACTTTTATGGAGGAAATGGCATAGTAGGGGCACAG GTCCCTCTTGGAGCAGGTATTGCTTTGGCCTGTAAGTACTTTGGAAAGGATGAGATCTGTCTATCATTATATGGTGATGGCGCTGCTAATCAG GGGCAGATTTTTGAGACTTACAACATGGCTGCCTTATGGAAACTGCCTTgtatctttatttgtgaaaacaacAGATATGGTATGGGCACCTCTGTGGAACGGGCTGCAGCCAGTACAGACTACTACAAACGTGGGGACTACATCCCAGGCCTCAGG GTTGATGGCATGGATGTCCTTTGTGTCAGAGAAGCCACCAAGTTTGCTGCTGATCACTGCAGATCTGGGAAG GGACCTATTCTGATGGAACTTCAGACCTACCGTTACCATGGACATAGTATGAGTGACCCTGGAGTTAG CTACCGAACAAGAGAAGAAATTCAGGAGGTGAGGAGTAAAAGTGACCCGATCACCCTGCTGAAGGACAGGATGCTTAACAACAACTTGTCCAGCGTGGAAGAACTGAAG gaaatcgatGTTGAGGTGCGAAAGGAAATTGAGGAAGCCGCCCAGTTCGCCACCACTGACCCAGAGCCCCCTCTAGAGGAACTAGGAAATCACATTTATCACAATGAACCTACTTTCGAAGTACGAGGTGCAAACCCCTGGATCAAGTACAAGTCTGTCAGCTAA
- the PDHA1 gene encoding pyruvate dehydrogenase E1 component subunit alpha, somatic form, mitochondrial isoform X1, producing the protein MQKMLSLLSRVFQGSAQKPVTGAASEAARVIVATRSYADFASEATFDIKKCDVHRLEEAPPITAVLTREQGLQYYRTMQTIRRMELKSDQLYKQKIIRGFCHLYDGQEACCVGLEASINPTDHLITAYRAHGYTYTRGISVKEILAELTGRKGGVAKGKGGSMHMYAKNFYGGNGIVGAQVPLGAGIALACKYFGKDEICLSLYGDGAANQGQIFETYNMAALWKLPCIFICENNRYGMGTSVERAAASTDYYKRGDYIPGLRVDGMDVLCVREATKFAADHCRSGKGPILMELQTYRYHGHSMSDPGVSYRTREEIQEVRSKSDPITLLKDRMLNNNLSSVEELKEIDVEVRKEIEEAAQFATTDPEPPLEELGNHIYHNEPTFEVRGANPWIKYKSVS; encoded by the exons ATGCAAAAGATGCTGTCTCTACTGTCCCGTGTGTTCCAGGGCTCGGCTCAGAAACCTGTCACT GGGGCTGCTAGTGAG GCCGCCCGTGTTATTGTGGCCACTCGCAGCTATGCAGACTTTGCATCTGAAGCAACATTTGACATCAAG AAATGCGACGTTCACCGATTGGAAGAGGCCCCACCAATCACAGCTGTGCTGACTCGCGagcagggactgcagtactacagGACTATGCAGACCATCCGGCGCATGGAACTGAAGTCAGATCAGCTCTACAAGCAGAAAATTATTCGTGGATTCTGTCATCTTTATGATGGACAG GAAGCGTGTTGTGTTGGTCTAGAAGCTTCTATAAACCCCACAGATCACCTAATTACAGCCTACCGTGCCCATGGATACACCTATACCCGTGGCATCTCTGTAAAGGAAATCCTAGCAGAGCTTACAG GAAGAAAAGGCGGTGTTGCCAAAGGTAAAGGGGGCTCTATGCACATGTATGCCAAAAACTTTTATGGAGGAAATGGCATAGTAGGGGCACAG GTCCCTCTTGGAGCAGGTATTGCTTTGGCCTGTAAGTACTTTGGAAAGGATGAGATCTGTCTATCATTATATGGTGATGGCGCTGCTAATCAG GGGCAGATTTTTGAGACTTACAACATGGCTGCCTTATGGAAACTGCCTTgtatctttatttgtgaaaacaacAGATATGGTATGGGCACCTCTGTGGAACGGGCTGCAGCCAGTACAGACTACTACAAACGTGGGGACTACATCCCAGGCCTCAGG GTTGATGGCATGGATGTCCTTTGTGTCAGAGAAGCCACCAAGTTTGCTGCTGATCACTGCAGATCTGGGAAG GGACCTATTCTGATGGAACTTCAGACCTACCGTTACCATGGACATAGTATGAGTGACCCTGGAGTTAG CTACCGAACAAGAGAAGAAATTCAGGAGGTGAGGAGTAAAAGTGACCCGATCACCCTGCTGAAGGACAGGATGCTTAACAACAACTTGTCCAGCGTGGAAGAACTGAAG gaaatcgatGTTGAGGTGCGAAAGGAAATTGAGGAAGCCGCCCAGTTCGCCACCACTGACCCAGAGCCCCCTCTAGAGGAACTAGGAAATCACATTTATCACAATGAACCTACTTTCGAAGTACGAGGTGCAAACCCCTGGATCAAGTACAAGTCTGTCAGCTAA